Within the Candidatus Thermoplasmatota archaeon genome, the region CCTTGGAAAATAAGTGTTCTCTGCATGGAGAGGTACAGCCACTTGCAGATCTCCGATTAAAACTTACGGTTGATGATGGAACCGGAACAATCTCTGTTCTCGTAGGTAAAGAATTAACAGAACAATTGTTGAGTAAATCATTTTCTGAATTAAAAAAACAGTATGCTGCTGATGCCAACTCCCGTTTTCTTACCGATATCGAAAAGATGTTATTTGCTCGTACAGTTCATATAAAAGGAAATGCTCTGGGTGATGATTTTGGAATAACTCTGATCCCAGAAGAGATCAAGCTTTTTGAGTATGATATGGCGACCGAATCAGAGAAACTTCTCGAGGAACTGGAGGAACTTGTATGATGAAACGTGAACCTGCTTGGAGAGTATTTGCAGCTGAATTCAATGATACAACATTTGAACTCAGAGCAACTGAAGAAAAAACTCCATCATATATTGTTACCCCCTTAGGAAGCAAGATTAACCGTATTTTTGTCACCGGGGTGCTTACCGATGTAGAAAATATCTCTGAAGAGGGTGAATACCTCCGAGCTCATGTTTCAGATCCGACTGGTGTTTTTACTCTGTATTCTGGGCAATATCAACCAGATGCAACCAGTCAGCTTCAAGCAATTGAAGTTCCATCCTTTATAGCAGTGATTGGTAAAGTCAGAACCTACATACCTGAAGAAGGTGGTTTATTTGTTTCAATTCGACCAGAGTTAATCCGTGAGGTTGATTCTCAGATTCGTGATCGTTGGATACTTGATACATGCTATCAGACCAAACAGCGGATCATTGCATTTCGAGAAGCCTTAAAAATGAAACAGCCAAATGTTTATGATCTCCGTAAGCTTGGATACAGTAAAGAGCTGAGCGAGGGAATTATCACCGCATTGCAACATTACGGGCCGGTTGATATATCTCGTTATGTGGCCTTGATTCGTGAATCTTTACAGTTTATTATCCCCTCTCAGAAGGAAGTTCAAGATATACAAAAACCACCGCAACACAAAATAGTTGAACCAAAAAAGAAAAAGAAAACCGAGAAAAAACCGATGGAAGATCAAGATGCACTTGATGATACTAAAGAAACCATTGAAACCCTCGTTCTTGATGTCATTAAAAAGCTTGAAGGAGCTGAAGGAGCAGCGTGGGATGCTATTATTGACCACTGTAAAAAGAAAAAGATTACTGAGGATCAGATTGAAGAAGCATTAACTTCACTCATGGATAAAGGGTTTATTTATGAGCCAGTTCTCGGGACGATAAAAACAACTTAATCTTTTGTGAGATCTTCTCCACCTGCATATTGGAACTGTATCTGTGTGTATACATCTTCAATTCCTGCATACCCTTTTTTTGAAACAGGTATGAGCTGCGTGTGCCCTCCAAAATCTTTGATCAGGCGGAGAATACCTTCACTCATCTCTCGATATATTGATTTTTCTTCAAAAATAATCGACCCGTATAATTCTTCCGGATCGTTTGACCATTTTGTTATAATTTCTCGATCTGGTTCAGATAATAAATCTGCTTTACTTAAAATATTGATTTGTGGTTTTTGCAATCGAAAATTCGTTGTAATCGATAGGAGTAATTGTGTTACAAAACCTGATGCTGTTCGTGCAAGAATTGGATCGAGGAGATAACAAATCATAGTGTATTCTGGTTTTAGATTTTCAACAGTATATTTACCGGCTTCTCTGAACACAAAGAGTTCAAGCTGACCAGGTGTATCGACAAAAATATAATCTGATTTAAACGTTTGAATGCTTTTCTTGATATCTTCTAGATTTAATGCAATCATATCTGCACAAACAATCTGTGCACCATTTGGTCCGAGTTCCTCGGTTTCCATAATTTCAGTCAGCTTTATCCAATCCCGGATATCAACATCTGGTTCGTAAGGTAAAATTTCAGCACCAGGATCAAGATTGACAATTACTGCGTCAAGTCCATGCTGTTTGATCCACTCTTGAAAATAAGCTGTTAGTGTCGATTTTCCAGATCCTGCAGTTCCA harbors:
- a CDS encoding ATP/GTP-binding protein, with protein sequence MKQSTYLYFIGTAGSGKSTLTAYFQEWIKQHGLDAVIVNLDPGAEILPYEPDVDIRDWIKLTEIMETEELGPNGAQIVCADMIALNLEDIKKSIQTFKSDYIFVDTPGQLELFVFREAGKYTVENLKPEYTMICYLLDPILARTASGFVTQLLLSITTNFRLQKPQINILSKADLLSEPDREIITKWSNDPEELYGSIIFEEKSIYREMSEGILRLIKDFGGHTQLIPVSKKGYAGIEDVYTQIQFQYAGGEDLTKD